The following coding sequences lie in one Arabidopsis thaliana chromosome 3, partial sequence genomic window:
- the HTA11 gene encoding histone H2A 11: protein MAGKGGKGLVAAKTMAANKDKDKDKKKPISRSARAGIQFPVGRIHRQLKTRVSAHGRVGATAAVYTASILEYLTAEVLELAGNASKDLKVKRITPRHLQLAIRGDEELDTLIKGTIAGGGVIPHIHKSLINKTTKE, encoded by the exons ATGGCAGGCAAAGGTGGAAAAGGACTCGTAGCTGCGAAGACGATGGCTGCTAACAAGGACAAAGACAAGGACAAGAAGAAACCCATCTCTCGCTCTGCTCGTGCTGGTATTCAG tttccaGTTGGACGAATTCACAGGCAACTGAAGACCCGAGTCTCGGCACATGGCAGAGTTGGTGCCACTGCAGCCGTCTACACAGCTTCAATCCTGGAGTATCTGACAGCAGAGGTTCTTGAGTTGGCTGGGAATGCGAGCAAGGATCTCAAAGTGAAGAGGATAACGCCAAGGCATCTGCAGTTGGCGATTAGAGGAGATGAGGAGCTGGACACACTCATCAAGGGAACGATTGCTGGAGGTGGTGTGATCCCTCACATCCACAAGTCTCTCATCAACAAAACCACCAAGGAGTGA
- a CDS encoding Plant calmodulin-binding protein-like protein (Plant calmodulin-binding protein-related; CONTAINS InterPro DOMAIN/s: Calmodulin-binding protein, plant (InterPro:IPR012417); BEST Arabidopsis thaliana protein match is: Plant calmodulin-binding protein-related (TAIR:AT2G38800.1); Has 207 Blast hits to 162 proteins in 51 species: Archae - 0; Bacteria - 22; Metazoa - 7; Fungi - 9; Plants - 118; Viruses - 7; Other Eukaryotes - 44 (source: NCBI BLink).) → MVQSKTAQALVGQGHGRRLRPEMIKKRPRASRLPQPTTPEKQIVAKVTGGSPNYMKGTRSSEARRQSQSVQAGLDKKSQTGKKLDSCSREKKQSSSRSLKKGQSFKRSGRIGRCWDANVHRATCSSLLKNSKFTEDLMFTSPHILKVCPYTYCSLNAHLHSQFPPLLSFISERRRSLKSHASGECDDGCVEIYVDEKKENRSTRETDIKVIDSEAENIEMELGEVKDLDSESAEIVSLLEGEGIESCNFAVLEQSENSSEDQEREEGGFSNNTTNSLLFEQSIIQDDIILGNAVDEKHESKEAEDWKEADGEKVKERIKLVLKTEEALLSLAQKPCNREECIEDCRRLNPREPNYIQTTVEPSNETVDLRHQDMDERKKAEEWMIDYALQHTVSKLVVERKKDVALLVEAFETTVPK, encoded by the coding sequence ATGGTTCAGAGTAAAACTGCTCAAGCTTTGGTAGGGCAAGGACATGGTAGGAGGCTTAGACCGGAGATGATAAAGAAGAGACCAAGGGCTAGTAGGCTTCCTCAACCAACGACACCGGAGAAGCAGATCGTTGCTAAAGTCACAGGCGGGTCACCTAATTATATGAAGGGAACGAGGAGTTCAGAGGCTAGAAGACAGAGCCAAAGTGTTCAAGCTGGTTTAGACAAGAAGAGCCAAACCGGTAAGAAACTTGATTCTTGCTctagagaaaagaaacagagtagtAGTAGGTCTTTGAAAAAGGGTCAGAGCTTCAAGAGAAGTGGTAGGATTGGTCGTTGTTGGGATGCGAATGTGCATAGAGCAACTTGCTCTTCGCTtctcaaaaactcaaaattcaCAGAGGATCTGATGTTTACTTCTCCTCATATCTTGAAAGTCTGTCCTTATACGTATTGTTCACTCAACGCGCATCTTCACAGCCAATTCCCACCTCTTCTAAGCTTTATATCCGAAAGGAGACGCTCCTTGAAGTCCCATGCAAGTGGTGAATGTGATGATGGTTGTGTGGAAATCTATGttgatgagaagaaagaaaatagaagcACTCGAGAAACTGATATCAAAGTAATCGATTCTGAGGCTGAGAATATAGAGATGGAATTGGGAGAGGTTAAAGATTTAGATTCTGAGAGTGCAGAGATAGTGAGCTTACTAGAAGGTGAAGGCATTGAATCATGTAACTTTGCAGTTCTTGAACAATCAGAAAATTCAAGTGAGGATCAAGAGCGTGAAGAGGGTGGTTTCTCGAATAACACAACCaactctcttttatttgaaCAGTCGATTATACAAGATGACATCATTCTAGGGAATGCTGTGGATGAGAAGCATGAATCTAAGGAAGCTGAAGACTGGAAGGAGGCAGATggagagaaagtgaaagagCGGATTAAACTTGTattgaaaacagaggaagctcTGTTATCACTTGCACAAAAACCTTGCAACCGAGAAGAGTGCATTGAGGATTGTAGGAGACTCAACCCAAGAGAACCCAATTACATTCAAACTACTGTAGAGCCGAGCAACGAAACAGTTGATCTCAGGCATCAGGACATGGATGAGAGGAAGAAAGCAGAGGAGTGGATGATTGATTATGCTCTGCAACACACCGTAAGTAAACTTGTTGTAGAAAGGAAGAAGGATGTGGCATTGCTCGTTGAGGCATTTGAAACAACAGTACCTAAATAA